A region of the Thamnophis elegans isolate rThaEle1 chromosome 1, rThaEle1.pri, whole genome shotgun sequence genome:
cgggtcacgggccaTCACAGGTAtttcctgacacaagtgatgtcaagctagcCATGTCCATCcggccctgatgtggccctcaatgaaatcaagtttggcaCTCCTGCATTAAAGCataggaaaagaagaaagcacaAAAAGGTATTAAAATCTTGGTTATCTTACCAATGAAATAACACAAATTAATTTCAGGAGGCATAGCATAGGTTTGGACTGCTAGGCATTCGTTATACTTCTATAATCATTTAATCGGGCTGCAACTTTGCCATAATGTCCAATATGCATTTATTTGTGATCAAAGTCTCTGATGATACGATTGGAGAATTTATTGTTTGCCTTTCATCCTCCAGCTATTGATCTCTTATACTGGCGTGACATCAAGCAGACTGGGATCATGTTTGGAAGCATCCTGCTGTTATTATTCTCCCTAACCCAGTTCAGTGTTGTCAGTGTAATTGCTTACTTGGCATTAGCAGCTCTCTCGGCCACTATCAGCTTCAGAATCTACAAATCAGTGCTACAGGCTGTGCAAAAAACTGATGAAGGACACCCATTCAAGTGAGTGATCTCTGGTTGGTTCTAAGTGTGACGATTGGTAAAAAGTTTAAAGTATTTTTAGAGAAATAAATTCCTACTTTGATCATTACCCATTTCATTCCTTGAATTGACTGAATATAATTGAATTGTTTGCCAACTCAATTAGCAATCACTAGTTTTTCACATTAACCTTTGAGCTAGATATCCATATGTGAGTGTTTAAGATTTAACTGGCCAACTGTTGAGCTTGGTTGGGTGGGATCAGTCAAATCAAAAGGCAAAAAGTCTCCAGACTGGTTTTCCTGCCTCATTTATAGACAGCCCAAATCTAAACATTAAATTTGACTGCTTTCATCCAAACAAAAATTGTTAAGGAGGAAAAGTTGCCCAGTATCACTGATGATAAACCTTAAGATCCATCCTTCTTCAAGCTTTTATCAACTTCATGTGGACAACAAtcatatacaatatataaaattTGTTGGCAGTATGGATCAGGAATCAAATATCAGCCCTGTGAATAGCCAGTAATATTTTTATTGGTCCAGGCTTTTCTCGGTCCAATTATATTGAATTTGCCCCTGAAATTATTCTTTATCCTCTTTATTTTTTTGTCCAGTTGAAAACTATCTTCTCTAAACAGAATATATGGTATATAAAAAAGAGGGAAAtgaatttaaacaaataaatgaaatatgatCAAAGAGGCTGGCTATAGTTGGCATGTTTTAGTCTGCAacccaggagtgaaattcagcaggttctgagaactggtagcaaaaattttaAGTAGGTGGGAgcaccagcaaataccacctctggctggccctagaggggggtgggaatggggattttgcaatatccttctcccaggagtgggaagggaatgggaattttgcagtatccttcccctgccacgcctgccaagccacacccacagaacctgtagcaaaaagaatcaaatttcaccactgctgcaaCCCAAAGATTCTGTATAAGAGAGAAGAATTCAGCTCATAAAAATTGAATTaggctttttctttttcaacagaAACTACTTGGAAATGGAAATGTCTCTCTCCCAGGAACAGATTCAGAAATACACAGATTGCCTCCAGTTCTATGTGAACAGCACAGTCAAAGAGCTTAGGCGGCTTTTCCTGGTCCAGGATCTGGTAGATTCCTTAAAGGTAGGTGACCCACCAAGCAAGCATGGGGatttagagaagagaaaatttCAGGTTCGTGATGGAAGAGCTACATTGCCAGAGTTCTCAAATTAATTCCTTTAAGGTTTTCCAAGGATACTATCATGGCTGGTACTGGAGaggtaaataaaatatttattttaagaaaatcaaTATATAATTACCAAGTAGGATTTAATGTCATGAGGTATCATAGTGATCAGATTGATGCTTAAAAATAAGATCTGTTTGaaattataataagttcttattGCAATCAGCTTGAATTGAATCTTTTTTTCCAGCACTGTTTCTTGTTAGCTCTCAGAATGTGTCATAATGTGCTTTAAAAACCTCAGTTCTATAAACTCTGTCATGTAGCAGATACATTAATTTTGCCAAACTCATTCTTCTTCTACAGAATTTAAGGTTAAAAAAAGGCTACAAATCTCCCTTTCCAAACACTGAAAATCTGGCTCAACATACTCTAGGATTTGAGAGCCCAGAGTTCACATTGTTTTTCATTcatgttcattttatttatgcatGAATAAAATGAACATGAATAAGcagcattccattttttttaaagtagctcaAGGCAGTTCTTAGAgaatgtctctcccccccccccaccattcaggaggttttgaccagttctggagaactggtaaataccacctctgactggccccgccctcatctattctctgccccccaaGTCCCACCTGATCAGgaaggaatagggattttgcagtaaccttcccctggagtggggagggaatggagattttatagtacccttcccctgcccacagaaccggtagtaaaaaaatttgaatcccaccactggcctgggaGTCCTAGTCCATACCCACAAAGCACACTAGCTTTCAGTTAAAAGGAATAAAATTTAGGGCTttttaatacaatacagtagcagagttggaagggaccttggaggtcttctagtccaaccccctacctaggcaagaaatcctatatcattccagacaaatgactatccaacatcttcttaaagacttccctctaccctcgggtgccttggaaaatagtttgattccctcttctttgtggcaacccctgagatatttaaAGTGGAAGTTTAAAATTTTAGGGTATAATTATAATAGAGTATTAAACTAATTATTTTCTAGAAATTGGATGAACatttaacattatttaaaaacaagcaaGAATTTAATGTATCTGATTTAGAATGCAATCCCAAAGTCAGTTAAATATGTACAAATGGCCATATTATTTCTTGAGATACCATGCTCAAGATAAGCTAGCTCCCCATCACATCTTCTTGCAATAACGCAGAAATGCCAATTTACTTGGTAACACGATAGTTTCATTTCTTCCTTAGCTTGCAAGGGAGAGAAAAATGTGAGGGAATTATATAGCTCTAATGATTCAGAAAGATAGgaaatgccttccttccttccttccttccttccttcctccctccctccctccctccctccctccctccctccctccctccctccctgtgatTCCCAATGTGGGTCCCATGCTCCATAGGGaggcaatttaatttttaatgggggcaatttgaatcttgtttaaaccacATTAATGGCCTTTTATGCTTCCTCCCTgggtagagttcactttttgcataaagtaagaattatatatcaccgggggggggggggggatatcaggattttaaagatgcttaggtggggcatggccaaaaaaaggttgggaaccactgctgaaTAAATAGATTTATTCCCTATTAACTACTGACCACAAAGCTTTGGTTACACCAGAATGTTCatctaaaaatgtaattaaatgtatttaattaaataataatggaCAAACTGAAGTAGTACATCTAAACTTTCCAATATCACTTATTCTTACGTTGGTAGTCTAGTGTGATTGTTGaattttaattattgtattatttccAATTCAGTTTGCAGTACTAATGTGGTTGTTGACTTACGTTGGAGCTCTCTTCAATGGCCTAACTCTCCTGATAATGGGTAAAATTAatcatttcttttaatttgtatCACAATAGCTTTGTGGTCAAAATAGATTGAACAGTTTCAGTCAAATATGTCCCTCTCTCTTGtcaattgttattattttttggtAATTTGTTGAAAGTACATGTTTGTTGTTTAACACTTCTGCTAgtttcaaatttattttcatgGCTGGTATGCCCATAATGATGATAAGAGTTTTAATTCAGGAGACTCAGATTTTATTCTTACATTAtatttccaatttctttttttcctcagttCCCTTAATCTCAATTTCTAAGATTCACTTATTAAAGTAATTATAATAGTACGATTATAATAGTATACAATATAATTATCATGTTATCACATCCTCTGTATTTGCTCTGTATATTATTATATTGGCTTATTGTACAACTTCATACTTCATACATCACATTGTTTCAATACAATGATTATTTGTTCAGTATTGATTGAAGATCATTAGCAGTCTAATATTTAGATAACAGACTATTCATTGAAAAAGACGCATTACATCAATATTAATTACAGCTTAGGATGTATATGTTAATGAGCGTAATTTACCATTTTTTTACAATAATGTAGTAAGGAAGGGACCTGTCAAATCCTGTGAATTCAGGAAACAATAACTACTTTTGATTTTAAGAAATAACTTAGTTACCAAAATAGGATAGTAGAATCTTGAAAAGGAATAGTAATCATTCTTCAGCTTTGTTATGCCTTTTAATGGTGAGCACAAGTGTAGACTATACTTGCAAATATGCTTAaagctttttttctctccttctgtttAGCTGTGGTCTCAATGTTTACTCTACCTGTTGTATATGACAAGTATCAGGTATGTAAGAAAGTTTAATTTATGGATTTCATTTTGGTCAGTAGTACCTATATAAATGGATAAGGAGCTAGGGGCAAGATAAGTAGTAGCCATTATCAGTTTTTTAATATGCATATTTGTCCCACTGATACTTTGTACATGCATAGATTATTCAAGTTCCTGTGTGGTTTGAACAGTTGTAAAACCTGTTTGGGATTACAAGGAGAAAAGTGTAAAAGGTGACAACAGACTCATGATGGTGGTTGAGATAGGCCCATAAAAGCCCTGTCATATATATGTATGAGGCAACATGCATAGCCCCAGAGGTGGTCTTTGATTGCATTGCTAAAATTGCCATCTTGGcccttcccccgccccccccaatgCATACCTGGTAGATTCCAGGAAATATCATGTTAGTCTACTGTAGCAAAAATAGTTTTGTGTCATTTTAAATGTTTCCAGGTTTTTGTTTTGTATCAGCTTTTATGGACTAAAGTTCACTTGAAAAATACAGCAGGATACCTTAAATTGTTGGTTCATGTTtgcatgtgtgtttgtttatACATACTTCATTGTTGGAAAACATATCTGTATGTCTCTTGTGTtcttgaaaaaaagagagaaattaaatgTGAAGATATAAACCATGATAATTATCTTAACACTTAATGCATGTAAAAAAATCTCAATTACCATTCACAAAGTGATGAGTTAATAGTACAAGCATCCTAGTGTGTGGATGGATAATGGGATAAAATCGTGCTAGTTCATTTTGGTTCATCTATGAACTTCCAGATAATTCATATATCTGTAGTTTGATACTGAATGTCTCCTTGAAGTTGCAATTCAGCAATAGTTACTATAATAAGACTATCTGGGAGACTGAAATCTTCTCCCATTAGATTCTGTATATTGCCATTTTAAGTGTCAATTTGTGAGTTCAGTCTGTTTTCTCCCAAGTAAATGATTACAAGATTGCAGCTTCAGATACCagtttttttacatttgtttattACCTGCCACCTGGTTTTGGTTTATCCCTGAtgcataattaataattaattcattaataatAGTATAATCCATAGGATTAGAAAATAATTTATACTTGATACTGAgtatatttttcctattttgatTGATTGCAACAATATTCTCATAAAGGTTGCTGCAAATTTTAACTGTCTTGGAGAGTATGGCAGACAAACATGTTAAGAGTTTGGTAAAATCACctctataaaatataataatgcatACATCAATATAGCTGATTCCCattgatttctttcttctttctttttcaggcACAGATTGATCAATACTTAGGGCTTATGAGGACCCAAATAAATACTGTTGTGGCAAAGTGAGTATTGTAATCCAGTTATTTAATACCAGGATGAATAGAATACTTGCTAGATTTCTATATGATTAGTATTAGGGACACAGAACTCTGTGTCCTATAGTTAGTTAGGGTAGCAAATGCTTAGCCACAAGAAAattacccctcccctccccccaaataacaACTAATATAAAGAAAGATTTTGGATAGCGACTTCTTCCTTACCTCAGCTGAGGTTAGGTATTAAAATATCTGTATTTTAATTTGAAGTCAGTTTCACATCTGGCTCCAATTTGCAGTTTGAGTAATGTGTGGAGTACTTCTTGAGGATTTAAAATGTATTCTGTCCTGATTTAGGACATAATGACAATATTACATTAAGTTGGCTATTGAAGGAGTGATATCTATAGCTCTATGGTTGATCACATGCTTCCGGATTGTTCCAGACCACTCCATTATTTTTAATGCCCCAAATTTCCCAAAAATCTTTTGTGATTCACCTTCTTTACAACTATTAGAGACAAAACCTCCTTAAAAAATTCCTTATACATCTATAGCAAAATGTTTCCtataataaataattcaaataaaataaaataaaaatattcctctAAATTTCATCTGTTGATGTACTTTCTTTTAGGGGCATGCGATGCtccagaaataattttaaaaaaagattcctcAGATATTGTGAAACCATCTAGGTTTTAAATAGAAAAGAAGCTCTTTCCATTTATGATGACTGTAGTTCACAATGAATGCTTCTGAGTGAAAGAAATTCTACCTGAGGATTAGTTTCAAGCAGAGAAAATTAATTATGTAGTGAAATGGCTATTTTGCATGtctaatttttgttttgtttttttgtaatcCTATTTTTCAACCTCCAGAATCCAAGCAAAAATCCCAGGCGCTAAGAGGAAGGCTGAGTAAAAGTAGCAAGAAGAATCTATCAACTACAGGAGTGAATGATAAGAGAGTCTGGGATGAAAACAGCTCTGTTCTTTTTACTTATAATTTATTactcatctctctttttcttgcttgctctctctctctctctccctctttctctctgggTGAAGGCAGATGTAAAATAGAAAAACTCACAGTGTTGCAGCATGCCCCATAATCCTAGGTTGAGCCTGGCTTTCTCTGAAATTCACAACCAAAACAACAGGGATAAATGCCACGAAAATGGGCTCAGCTACCTGCCTTTAGTTTCTTCTTCCCTATTCTTCAGGCTGGCTTTCCAGCTATCCAAAATAATGAGAGCACTGCAAAAATGTTCatgattttttgttcatttcttttttatatagctAGCTATATATCCACACAACATACCACTTCTTTGAAAATGTAAAGTTATTTTAGGGATTGCGAAGAGAACATTTGGGTAACATCATGAGAAAGCAGCCAATCAGCACTGTGCACAGCCAGCTTCTGCTTCAAATTtgcagaactatttttttttcttttccagttcCATCCTGGGTAGGAGGGGGAAAGGATGTTTGGATTCAATGTAGTGAGGGTGCTGCTGGAATGACATCATTGCTCTGAACGTGTTATATTTGTCTTCACTCTTCTTTCTTTCAAACACCATGATCTCAGAGATGTGAAATAATGAAACAGCTTCTCTCCCCCACACTTCTCCTGCTGTTTCTGTACTATCTTAGACTATTTGCAATCATGTGTGTCAAGCACTAAAGTATAGTAAAGAGAAAAGTGTTTTAGGTGTGGTTCTTGTGTTGCTTCTTAAGTGCATGATGGTGAGAACCTAAAGTTACTATTgaactttctattttttattatctaGTGCTACTACTATTATTTCTTCTATCAGCATCGCTTAAATAACTCTGAATGTTACATGTGGCTAGGGCTTTCCTGCTTAGTGCACTGATGCAGTTTTGCTTCTATGTCCACTGGGTTTGCTGGTTGGCTTTATCTTGACTATTTAGAATCATAGACTGAGTCTTCAAGTGTCATTGTTTCTCTTTTGGCacatctaattaaaaaaaaaaacaagccaagGAGCAATCAGTACTTAAATGGCATAATTCACTTTGTATTACTCTCTTACgaaattgaaaataaaacctACACACCCAgtaccttttgttttgttttctttttttggttttttttttaatttgctcttCAAGGATCAGTGGTCTGATTACATGTATGGGAAAATTAAAACTTCCAGCTTGTAATGCGTATCACAAATTTGTATGACATTCTCTGTAGGATTTAATTATGGATTCTTAAATATTTGCACTTATGTACTTGATACTGAATGCAGAAATAAATGTTACTAAATGTTAAAAGGAAGGTCTTCTTGCCATTTTGCTCACACTCATCACATAAATACTATGAATTTATATATTGCACTGCTTTCTGCCTATCACAAAATTGCTAATAGCTCTTGGATTCTGTTGAGGAATCTGTCTTTGACAGGTAACATTTTCTGAGCAGCCCTGGGACTAGATAATATCTTTCACAAATCCAGTTTTATTGATTCCAGTTGCCAAGGGAGCCAGTTCATAACTGAACTATGAGAAATAAGATTTTCAGACATACATGCCAGTACAATAGACATGCCCATTTTTGTCACATTGGTGCTTTGTGACTCAGTGGGCCCCTGAGAGAAACATAGAATTGCAGTCTCAAGAATATATTAAATGTTTTTGGAATCATgtctttttaataaattggacAATTTCATATGTTTATCAAGAAAAAGATCCCATCTTGTAAAATAGGAATATGAAAAATTGCCTTATGAGCCAGACCATGGGTGTGTCTAATTCAGAATTGTTTACATTGACTGGAAGTAGGTTAAAGGATCACTTTTTCCTGATGTTACCTGAAGAAACTGGGGATTAAACTTTTGAGTTTTGGAGGGAAAGGATGTAAATCCATTGAATACTGTAAATTCTGTAAACATTTTCCCCAAGTTTCTTCAACTGTATAATATAACATGGTTTAACTTTCAGCCCATGCTCTGGATCActggtccccaatctttctggccCCAGAGACTGGTTTCATGGAAGACAGTTTTTCATGGCATGACTGGTCGTGGTTCGCACGCAACCTAGATCTTGCAGATGCGCAAATGCAACTTTGTTCACTtgctgccacttgtgtggccCAGTATCTAATAGGATACAGATCAGTCCACTGGTCAGAGGCTGGGGACCTCTGCTCTAGATTACACACGTTTTGACAATATGGTTAAAATTTCTTCACTGGTTATCAACTTCTTTTCTTATCCCTTTGGTTCTTTCCCtttggtggggagggaaaggggaataaGGTTTTCCTGGCACCCAAAAGATCTTCCTATACTTCTTTCCCTCCATAACCTTTCCTCTATTGGTTGACAAGTGGAAGAGATGACAATTTGGTACAGTGGGGAAAGCCCTGATCCTCCTACTACCAATAGGCAAACAACTCCCCCAAATCATTTGGAACCAGAGCTGGCTCTACTGTGTCCTTAGATGGCCAACAAAAACAGGGCAACTCATCAGCAAACGTACCTCCATGCCATTCAGCAGAGACTGCATTAAACATCAACCAGTATAAGGGAGCATCCCTGCAGAAACAAAACAGGAAGACATGTGCACAAGCTACATCTACAGTAGGATGAAAGTCAGCTGAAGGTAATAAGAAATGTTCATGTCCTTTGTTTCTTGAAGCATCAGCAGTCTCTAGTTAGCAGTTGGTACAGAAGAGTCCTGAAATGTCATGTTGTCTGCGTCTAATACGAAAATCTGATTTGATATAACCACCAAAGAGGGCCTATTGTGGGTTCCCCCTCCACCGGAGGTACATGAGCTACAGGAATATCCAGAGAGAAATGAAAAAGCCAAAATGGCAGCTGTGCCTGCACAACTGGAGCTCACCCCCTTTTAATATGTGTTGCATGCAAAGGAATAAATTACTTGACTGTAGACAGCTTCTTGATCTTTTTGCTACACACTCACCCATTCCAGGAATGGTAATAGATAATAGACCATCTCAGCACCAGGCTCATTCTTTCTCCCCCTAGAAGTACTGAAATGCAATATCCTACTGACATTCCATAGTCAAAGTTGTGTTGTTTTGGCAAGCTTTTGGCCCATAAGGTAATTTTAGCTATTATTTTTACTGAGTCTTttaataatttatattgtttgtgtttgactttgggcaCACTACCTAAAGGTCCTGTTGATCATATTCATTTAGTCTTAAGGGCCCCTCTCGAATAAATTTCTCAAATAAGGTGCCTAGGTGAACCACTGAAGTAACTATCATTTTAAAACGGATTTTACGCAAAGTATAATGGATTTGATTGCATTTCTAAAAAGTATCAGCTAAAAATGGATTCACAGTTCTGTGCaatgcccattttatcattttacaGCTCATTCCTAGATTAACCATAGAGACATAGGAAATCACATAAACAATGCTGCAATTTCAGCAACTATCTGGAAACAAAAATGCCTTTAGTTGTGCACTATTATTACTTAAGTGAACCCTGATATAAGTAATTATTTAAACGCAAGAAAGGAAAACATGCTTATAACTGATTGAATTCCACggtttttttcaataaaaatattaaaaggccCCCTTCTCCAGTATTGAAAACGCCTccgattccccctcccccccaaaaagcgTGTTGCAGTTTTTCGGTTGCAAATTAAGGGAAgggagtaaaaaaataataattgaaacacaaagagcatttttttttaatccgccCGCGTCATTTTTTTTCTCGGCGGCTTTGGAACAGCAACACGCGAGCGTCTCGCGAGGGACGCGCAGGGCAGCCGTTTGCGGTTGTCATAGTAACCGCCCGCGCCGTCTGGCTCGGGGTGGGGATGAtggcgcctcctcctcctcactcgtCCCGCTGTTCCGAGTCTGCGGCGGCGGCGCTGAAGCATCTGCATGGCGTGGGTGAGCTCTCTCCGCGGTTGTTTTGGCAGAGCTGTGAGGCTCCCGTGTTTGGATTGGAAGCTTGCGCGTGGAGAGTGGCTCGTGGCCATTTTGAAAGTGGGAATGAGAGGGACTCCAACGTGGGAAGGGAGTTGGTGGTGCTCCCGCGGGGAGCgagcgagagaaagaaagaatcgCTGCTTCCTCGGACTGGGAGAAGGGAATGATTCGCCAGCTCACCTTTTCAGCATGTCTTAAtgttgcccccccctccccttctcctgccTTCCTGTGAAATATAAACGCACAGCAATAAGGCACATTACGTTCTCTCTATTATCTCTgtccccacccccttccaaggaTTAAACCTGGATCAGTTATAGCCTTGGACTGCGTCCTCTTACACATATCTTCCATGAATTTAACTTGCCCCTCACTCCTGGGATGGGCATTTTATACGGAAACACGAGGTATTCTTGATTGCAGGGCTTGCCAATGTTGGGTGAGAAAATATACTGAGATAtttgcagtaaaaaaaatctgcagattgtgcatgtgatttatttttcaaaaagatgTGTGGAATTTTAACATATTCATGTAGCATGGAGTCTTGTGTATGTTGTCAGTTTCTTTTGAATAATTttactccctgaaaataagcaatatcctgtaggaagttaaaacctactcccatcctagaaaaatgaaatatcctgggaaatattgaaaaaggtagaatattatatttccctggatcagaactggagaaacatgtttttaggcaggaaagagattcactcttaatagcccccacctttgtcagtgggtcattctacataacaaaggtaggattagccttccacagaaactccaCAAGGCACGTgtgaaaattacatcagccagcaaggcaaccaaacttggactgcatggccccattggagtctgacaactaatcagaatacaagagtcatgttgctcagtggtccaaagttctcttttctgatgagagaaacttttgcatctcatttggaaaccaaggacccagagtatggagg
Encoded here:
- the RTN1 gene encoding reticulon-1 isoform X2, with protein sequence MQASADSTKMDCLWSNWRGQAIDLLYWRDIKQTGIMFGSILLLLFSLTQFSVVSVIAYLALAALSATISFRIYKSVLQAVQKTDEGHPFKNYLEMEMSLSQEQIQKYTDCLQFYVNSTVKELRRLFLVQDLVDSLKFAVLMWLLTYVGALFNGLTLLIMAVVSMFTLPVVYDKYQAQIDQYLGLMRTQINTVVAKIQAKIPGAKRKAE